In Chryseobacterium lactis, a single genomic region encodes these proteins:
- a CDS encoding sulfurtransferase, translated as MSPIISSLELKSISSDGLIILDARAGKDIYKNYLDKHIKGARFIDLDKDLAEIGDDAAFGGRHPLPDTEKFAETISNLGISDSSHIVIYDDKNGSNAAARAWWMLRSFGFEKVQVLDGGMQAAEKNGVEFSSGEEVFEKASLIKKQNWSLPVSTLEDVENELKNKTSTVVDVRDAYRYKGESEPIDLIAGHIPGAINIPFSENLDENGNFLNKEILKEKYKTLLENKSKDLIIHCGSGVTACHTILALDYAGFPIPNLYVGSWSEWSRREGKEVAKDI; from the coding sequence ATGTCTCCAATAATTTCATCTTTAGAGTTAAAAAGTATTTCCTCAGATGGTCTCATCATTCTTGATGCCAGAGCTGGAAAAGATATTTATAAAAATTACCTTGATAAGCACATTAAGGGAGCCCGGTTTATTGATTTGGATAAAGATCTGGCTGAGATCGGTGATGATGCCGCATTTGGAGGCAGGCACCCATTACCGGATACTGAAAAATTTGCGGAAACGATTTCCAACCTTGGAATCTCCGATAGCTCACATATTGTTATCTATGATGATAAAAATGGCTCAAATGCTGCGGCAAGAGCATGGTGGATGTTAAGATCTTTTGGGTTTGAAAAAGTTCAAGTTCTTGACGGAGGAATGCAGGCAGCTGAAAAAAATGGAGTAGAATTTTCATCAGGAGAAGAAGTATTTGAAAAAGCTTCACTGATAAAAAAGCAAAACTGGTCTCTTCCGGTATCAACGCTGGAAGATGTTGAAAATGAGTTGAAAAACAAGACCTCGACTGTGGTTGATGTAAGAGATGCTTACCGGTATAAAGGAGAGTCAGAACCAATAGATTTGATTGCCGGACATATTCCTGGAGCAATCAATATTCCTTTTTCTGAAAATCTGGATGAGAACGGAAACTTTTTAAATAAGGAAATCTTAAAAGAAAAGTATAAAACCTTGTTGGAAAATAAATCGAAGGATTTAATCATTCATTGCGGATCGGGCGTTACAGCATGCCATACTATTCTGGCACTTGATTATGCCGGGTTTCCCATTCCGAATCTCTACGTAGGATCCTGGAGCGAATGGAGCAGAAGAGAAGGAAAAGAAGTGGCTAAAGATATTTAA
- a CDS encoding SUF system Fe-S cluster assembly protein: protein MKFTDDQIADIGEEIINVLKTVYDPEIPVDIYELGLIYDVQISDDADVKIIMTLTTPNCPVAETLPQEVKDKVAEVDHVKSVDLELTFEPSWNKDMMSEEAKFELGML from the coding sequence ATGAAATTTACAGACGATCAAATTGCTGACATTGGTGAAGAAATCATCAACGTGTTAAAAACCGTATACGACCCTGAAATTCCGGTAGATATTTACGAATTAGGGCTGATTTATGATGTTCAGATTTCCGATGACGCTGATGTAAAAATTATAATGACACTTACTACCCCTAACTGTCCTGTTGCAGAAACCCTTCCGCAAGAGGTGAAAGATAAGGTGGCAGAAGTTGATCATGTAAAAAGTGTTGATTTAGAGCTTACTTTCGAACCGAGCTGGAACAAGGATATGATGAGTGAAGAAGCGAAGTTTGAATTGGGAATGCTTTAA
- a CDS encoding 3'-5' exonuclease — protein MIQTIPLERVLFLDIETVPQAGSWDDLSETDQYLWDKKTRFQRKDDVSAEDFYERAGIMAEFGKIICITIGMIEKNDTLKIKSFSGHDEKKMLQEFGEIFNSPRLYNVILCAHNGKEFDFPWIARRYLINGMQPPAPFQMFGKKPWEIPHIDTMELWKFGDYKSFVSLELLAHVFGIPTPKDDIDGSMVSSIYYIEKDLQRIVDYCEKDVLTLANIFRRMRQEDLLKRNINLD, from the coding sequence ATGATACAGACCATACCATTAGAAAGAGTATTATTCCTTGATATTGAAACCGTTCCACAGGCCGGATCGTGGGATGATTTATCGGAAACCGATCAATATCTCTGGGACAAAAAGACGAGGTTCCAGCGAAAAGATGATGTTTCTGCAGAAGATTTTTACGAAAGAGCAGGTATTATGGCCGAGTTCGGAAAAATTATCTGCATCACCATAGGAATGATTGAGAAAAATGATACCTTGAAAATAAAAAGTTTTTCCGGTCACGATGAAAAGAAAATGCTTCAGGAATTTGGAGAAATTTTCAATAGTCCGAGGCTTTATAATGTCATTCTCTGTGCTCACAACGGAAAAGAATTTGACTTTCCATGGATAGCCAGGCGATACCTGATCAACGGGATGCAGCCTCCTGCCCCGTTTCAGATGTTTGGAAAAAAACCTTGGGAAATCCCTCATATCGATACGATGGAGCTCTGGAAGTTCGGGGATTATAAAAGTTTTGTATCACTGGAACTGCTGGCTCATGTCTTTGGTATTCCTACTCCAAAGGATGATATTGACGGTTCAATGGTTTCATCAATTTACTACATAGAAAAAGACTTGCAGCGAATTGTTGACTATTGTGAAAAAGATGTCTTAACTTTGGCAAATATTTTCCGACGTATGCGTCAGGAAGATTTGTTGAAAAGGAATATCAATCTAGATTAA
- a CDS encoding tRNA-binding protein, giving the protein MTTKPDITWADFEKIDIRCGTILSVNDFEKARNPSYQLEIDFGDLGIRKSSAQITSLYQKEELVGKQILAVVNFPKKQIANFFSECLVLGLYGEDKNEVTLLAPSLPTKNGMQVG; this is encoded by the coding sequence ATGACCACAAAACCAGATATCACTTGGGCAGATTTTGAAAAAATAGACATCAGATGCGGCACCATTCTTTCAGTTAATGATTTTGAAAAGGCGAGAAATCCTTCTTACCAACTGGAAATCGACTTCGGAGATTTGGGGATCAGAAAATCATCCGCACAGATTACTTCATTATACCAGAAAGAAGAACTGGTTGGAAAACAGATTTTAGCAGTGGTTAATTTCCCAAAGAAACAGATTGCCAACTTCTTCAGCGAGTGCCTGGTTTTAGGATTATATGGAGAAGATAAAAACGAAGTTACACTTTTAGCCCCTTCATTACCAACAAAAAACGGAATGCAGGTAGGATAG
- a CDS encoding ATP-grasp domain-containing protein, with protein sequence MKITIVGYKKEAKFSQGVVNDEDTDLIDFLTGKGLDVVSTIWNDDMVNWSSFDVVVIKSPWDYHNHLNEFLNWLTGLEKLDVKVLNPVEIIKWNSDKHYLKDIAQKGLPVIPSGYIERGGRFDPQFFDQFNTNKLVVKPCVSAGAQNTITVDKNNIEERSVEIKELLKEQDYLVQPFVEEIKEGEWSFLFFNGKYSHCSLKTPKQGDFRVQHYHGGSISYPTPDPLHIEQAGAYLKSLPQSTLYARVDGVLIGNSFHLMELELIEPYLFLNGDKNLLENYYQALLSLIS encoded by the coding sequence ATGAAAATCACCATAGTAGGCTACAAAAAAGAAGCGAAATTTTCACAGGGCGTTGTCAATGATGAAGATACAGACCTGATTGATTTTTTAACCGGTAAAGGACTGGATGTTGTCTCCACAATCTGGAATGATGATATGGTTAATTGGAGCAGTTTTGATGTCGTAGTTATTAAATCTCCGTGGGATTATCATAACCATTTAAATGAATTTTTGAACTGGCTGACTGGCCTTGAAAAACTGGACGTTAAAGTTTTAAACCCTGTCGAAATTATCAAATGGAACAGCGATAAACATTATCTCAAAGATATTGCTCAGAAAGGGCTTCCCGTGATTCCTTCCGGATATATTGAAAGAGGAGGTCGTTTTGATCCCCAATTTTTTGATCAGTTTAATACAAATAAACTGGTGGTAAAGCCATGTGTAAGCGCCGGTGCACAAAATACAATTACTGTTGATAAAAACAACATTGAAGAACGTTCAGTTGAGATAAAAGAATTGTTGAAAGAACAGGATTATTTGGTACAGCCATTTGTGGAGGAAATTAAAGAAGGTGAGTGGTCATTCTTATTTTTTAACGGAAAGTATAGCCACTGCTCACTAAAGACTCCTAAACAGGGCGATTTCAGAGTACAACATTATCATGGCGGAAGCATCAGTTATCCCACTCCTGATCCTTTGCATATAGAACAGGCAGGAGCCTATTTAAAAAGTTTGCCGCAGTCGACATTGTATGCCAGAGTAGATGGTGTTTTAATCGGAAATTCATTCCACCTGATGGAACTGGAATTGATAGAGCCTTACCTATTCCTTAACGGAGATAAGAATCTACTGGAGAATTATTACCAGGCGTTGCTGTCCCTAATTTCCTGA
- a CDS encoding universal stress protein has product MKTIIICTNFSQEAENSTHYAASMAKENKYKIVLFNLQSVSIHALNAQASADFFYTQTLKNQKKLADTAAELSRLYNVDTDHHLASGNFIEELENCIQVKNGDFIVMGMADKTLEERLFGSTIIKAIHRVKKPILIVPSHIEYTGIRKILFACDTHKNMTWSAMNDIYNFINEFSSEVEVFNVGERIEDFTEVMHDIDLNSGHDLEDIKYSFKMIQAIEVIKAIEEEVKLTSADLLTMIPHKYNFVESIFHRSKTAIMAYKNKVPLLSIPLNID; this is encoded by the coding sequence ATGAAGACAATAATTATATGTACAAATTTTTCCCAGGAAGCAGAAAATTCTACTCATTACGCTGCGTCTATGGCGAAAGAAAATAAATATAAAATAGTGCTTTTTAATTTGCAGAGCGTCTCTATTCATGCGTTAAATGCTCAGGCCTCTGCAGATTTTTTTTATACACAAACTCTTAAGAATCAAAAGAAACTTGCAGATACTGCGGCGGAACTGAGTAGGTTATACAACGTTGACACGGATCATCATTTGGCCTCGGGCAATTTTATTGAAGAGCTTGAAAATTGCATACAGGTTAAAAACGGAGATTTCATTGTGATGGGTATGGCTGATAAAACGCTTGAGGAAAGGCTTTTCGGAAGTACCATTATAAAGGCGATTCACCGCGTTAAAAAACCGATTTTAATTGTGCCTTCCCATATAGAATATACCGGCATCAGAAAGATTTTGTTTGCCTGTGATACTCATAAAAATATGACCTGGTCGGCGATGAATGACATTTATAATTTCATCAACGAGTTCAGTTCTGAGGTTGAAGTATTCAATGTAGGTGAGAGAATAGAGGACTTTACCGAAGTGATGCATGACATCGACCTGAATTCAGGGCATGACCTGGAGGATATTAAATACAGCTTTAAGATGATTCAAGCTATTGAAGTCATTAAAGCAATTGAAGAAGAAGTGAAATTAACCAGTGCCGACTTACTCACCATGATTCCGCACAAATATAATTTTGTAGAATCTATTTTTCACAGAAGCAAAACAGCCATCATGGCTTATAAAAATAAAGTCCCTTTATTATCAATCCCCTTAAACATAGATTAA